In Kineococcus sp. NBC_00420, a single genomic region encodes these proteins:
- a CDS encoding amidohydrolase family protein, with translation MYTKDGEKYFILDAHVALWDARPENQRNVHGKQFIDCFYDYHRNLSPASELWPYEEYLYQGGDRLMHDLFDVGYVDHAIFQPARLGEFYRKGFGQTEEALAITRANPDKLTYNHYFDPRDGERGLDQLRQDAEEMHLKGVKLYTADWHGDSRGYKLSDPWTYRYLEVCRELGIKNIHVHKGPTIRPLDRDAFDVADVDHAATDFTDLNFIVEHCGLPRLEDFCWIATQEPNVYAGLAVAIPFMHTRPRYFAQIIGELLYWLDENRIFFSSDYALWTPKWLVETFVDFQIPEDMSEYAPLTTDQKKKILGLNAAAVYGIDVPAELQVANPPAMAEPQAVAVA, from the coding sequence ATGTACACCAAGGACGGCGAGAAGTACTTCATCCTCGACGCGCACGTCGCGCTGTGGGACGCCCGCCCCGAGAACCAGCGCAACGTCCACGGCAAGCAGTTCATCGACTGCTTCTACGACTACCACCGCAACCTCAGCCCGGCCTCGGAGCTGTGGCCCTACGAGGAGTACCTGTACCAGGGCGGTGACCGCCTGATGCACGACCTCTTCGACGTCGGCTACGTCGACCACGCGATCTTCCAGCCGGCCCGGCTCGGGGAGTTCTACCGGAAGGGTTTCGGTCAGACCGAGGAGGCGCTCGCGATCACCCGGGCCAACCCGGACAAGCTGACCTACAACCACTACTTCGACCCGCGCGACGGTGAACGCGGCCTCGACCAGCTGCGCCAGGACGCGGAGGAGATGCACCTGAAGGGCGTCAAGCTCTACACCGCCGACTGGCACGGCGACTCCCGCGGGTACAAGCTCTCCGACCCGTGGACGTACCGCTACCTCGAGGTCTGCCGCGAACTGGGGATCAAGAACATCCACGTCCACAAGGGCCCGACGATCCGCCCCCTGGACCGCGACGCGTTCGACGTCGCCGACGTCGACCACGCCGCGACGGACTTCACCGACCTGAACTTCATAGTCGAGCACTGCGGGCTGCCGCGCCTCGAGGACTTCTGCTGGATCGCGACCCAGGAACCCAACGTCTACGCGGGACTGGCGGTGGCGATCCCGTTCATGCACACCCGGCCGCGCTACTTCGCGCAGATCATCGGGGAGCTCCTCTACTGGCTCGACGAGAACCGGATCTTCTTCTCCAGCGACTACGCGCTGTGGACACCGAAGTGGCTGGTCGAGACGTTCGTGGACTTCCAGATCCCCGAGGACATGTCGGAGTACGCGCCGCTGACCACGGACCAGAAGAAGAAGATCCTCGGTCTGAACGCCGCCGCCGTCTACGGCATCGACGTCCCGGCCGAACTGCAGGTCGCGAACCCGCCGGCGATGGCGGAGCCGCAGGCCGTGGCGGTGGCCTGA